A stretch of DNA from Pseudonocardia hierapolitana:
GCCTCCACGCGGTTGCGGGCGCCCAGCTTGTGCAGCGCCGACTGCAGGTACGTCTTCACGGTGTTGCGGGTCAGGCCGGTGGTCTCGGCGATCTCCGGGTTGGTGCGGCCCTGCGCGGCGAGGCGCAGCACCTCGTACTCGCGCCGGGTCAGCCCGCTGCGGGCCAGCGCGGACCGGCCGGGGGGCTCGTCGGGCACCATCCGCGGATCGCACACGCGCTCGCCGCGCAGCACGCGGCGCAACGCCGCCACGAGGTCGGTGACGGCGGCGTCCTTGAGCAACGCGCCGTGCGCGCCCGCGTCGAGGGCGGCCTGCACCCCGTGGTGGTCGCCGTGGGCGGTGAAGACAACCACCCGAGCCGCGGGCACCGCTGCCCGCAACCCGGACACCACCTCGGGCGCGAGCATGTCGGGCAGTCGCAGGTCGAGCAGCACCAGATCGGGACGCAGCGCGGCGGCCCGCTCGAGCGCCGCCCGCCCGCTCTCCGCCGACCCGACGACGACCAGCGCCGGCTCGTTCCGCAGCAGCAGCGCGACGCCGTCGCGGACGACCGGGTGGTCGTCCACCACCATGACGCGGGCCGGGGTCATCGGGGCGGTCCGGGCACCAGTAGCCGCAGGGTCGTGCCTCCGTCCTCGTCGTGCACGAGACTCGCCCGGCCGCCGAGCCGGGACGCCTTGTCCGCCAGCAGCCGGACGCCCAGCCCGGTGCCGTCGCCCGGTTCCTCGCCGCCGTCCGCCCGGCGCACGGCACCGTCGTCGGCCACCGCGACCTGCACCCCACCGTCGACCTCGCCGAGGCTGACCACGACGGCGGCGGCCTCGGCGTGCTTCTCGACGTTGAGCAGGCCCTCCCGCACCGCGCTGATCAGCAACGTCGTCCGCTCGGCGTCCAGCGGGGGAACCTGCCCCAGCTGGATGAACCTCGCCGGCACGCCGGTGCGCGCCTCGAAGCTGCGGCAGTGCTCGGCGATCTCGATCGGCAGCGCACGCTCGGGACTCGACTCGGCGAGTGCCAGTAGCGCCTCGCGCAGCGCGAGCGACGCCGCCGAGATGTCGGACTCGAGGCGCCCCAGCCGGGAACGCAGGATCGGGTTGTCCGGCAGCGTCGAGCGCAGGTCGCGGACCTGGGCACCGATCGAGAACAGCATGGCGCCGACCGAGTCGTGCAGCGCCGCCTGCATCCGCTGCCGTTCCGCCGCCACGGCAGTTGCCTGGACCAGCGCGGCCCGGTCCGCGAGGCGCAGCGCACGGGCCGCGTCGGCCGCCACCGCCTGCACGGCGCGGACGGCATCGTCACCGAACTGGCCGGGTCCGCGCAGGGCCGCGTACGCGACGGCGACCGTGCGGGTGCTCCCTGGCCGGTCCTCCAGGATCGGGACCGCGAGCATCGCGGACATGTCCTCACGGCTCACGAGCCCGTCGAACTGGTGGGTGATGGTGCGCGCGGTGACGTAGTCACTGACCCGCACCGGGCGACCCAGGGCCAGCACCCGGCCGCCGACACCCTGCCCGATCGGCACGGCGAGGTCCTGCAGGGAGTCGGTGCGGTTGCCGGCCAGCCACCTGATGACGGCCTGTGAGGTGCCCTCGACCTCGGCGACGAACCCCGCGTCGGCCCCGGCGGCCTCGCGGATCAGCCGTGCGGTGCCGTGCAGCGCCAGCACCCGGTCGAGCACCGACAGCAGCCCGTCGCGCTCGGCGAGCAGCGTGTTGAGCAGGTGCTCCTGCCCGAGGACCCGCTCCGCCGCGGCTTCCCCACTCGACGCCATCCGCGGACGATGACACAGGTCACGAGCCTGCGACAGCCCCGAATGCAGAGGGTGCGCAGAGCTTCTCCGAGTGGGCCGTCACGAGCGGCGCTGCCTGCCCCGGCCGTGCACCCGGTGCGTCCGGGCGTGCGTCTCGGCGTCGGTCGCCGGTGGCGGCTCGGGAGCAGGGGGCACCTGACGGTCCCGCTCGCGGATCATCCGGCCGATGAGCACGCCGACGACCGCGGCGACGGCCAGCCAGACCGCCGCCACGACCATGATCCAGCCGAGTGTGCTGATGACCGCTCCCTGGTCGCGGGCGCCGCCAGTGTCCTACCTGCCCAGAGCTCGTGCACAGCGAGGACACCGGGACGGGTGACAGAAATACGCCGGCTCGCCCGTTCAGCTCACATCGGGCACAGCGGGTCCGAGCAGGTCGTCGGCGTCGACGATCCGGTAGGCGTAGCCCTGCTCCGCGAGGAAGCGCTGCCGGTGCGCGGCGTAGTCGGTGTCGAGGGTGTCGCGCGAGACGACCGAGTAGAAGTGGGCCTGCCGGCCGTCGGCCTTGGGCCGCAGCAGCCTGCCGAGCCGCTGCGCCTCCTCCTGGCGGGAGCCGAACGTGCCGGAGACCTGGATGGCGACGCTGGCCTCGGGCAGGTCGATGGAGAAGTTGGCCACCTTGCTCACCACCAGCACCGGGAGCTCTCCCCGGCGGAAGGAGTCGTACAGCGCCTCCCGCTCGCGGTTCTTCGTGGACCCCTGGATCACGGGGGCGTCCAGCACCTGCCCCAGCTCGTCCAGCTGTTCGAGGTACGCCCCGATGACGAGCGCCGGCTCGCCGGGATGGCGCCCGAGGATGCCCTTCACGACGGCGAGCTTCGTGTGCGCCGTGGAGGCCACCCGGTAGCGCTCCTCCGCCTCGGCGACCGCGTAGCCCATCCGCTCGTTGTCGGTGAGCGTGACGCGCACCTCGGTGCACTCGGCCGGGGCGATCCAGCCCTGCTGCTCGATGTCGCGCCACGGCGCGTCGTAGCGCTTCGGGCCGATGAGGGAGAAGACGTCGCCCTCGCGGCCGTCCTCGCGGACGAGGGTGGCGGTGAGGCCGAGGCGCCGCCGCGACTGCAGGTCGGCCGTCATCCGGAAGACCGGCGCCGGCAGCAGGTGCACCTCGTCGTAGATGATCAGGCCCCAGTCCCGCGAGTCGAACAGGTCGAGGTGCTTGTACTCGCCCTTGCTCTTGCGGGTCATCACCTGGTAGGTCGCGATCGTGACCGGGCGGATCTCCTTGCGCTCGCCCGAGTACTCGCCGATCTCGTCCTCGGTGAGGCTGGTGCGCGCCACCAGCTCGCGCTTCCACTGGCGGCCCGCCACGGTGTTCGTCACCAGGATCAGCGTGGTGGCCTGGGCCTGCGCCATCGCCGCCGCACCCACGAGCGTCTTGCCGGCCCCGCACGGCAGCACCACCACGCCGGAGCCGCCCGCCCAGAAGCCCTCGACGGCCTCGCGCTGGTAACTGCGCAGCGACCAGCCGTCCTCGGCCAGCGCGATGGGGTGCGCCTCCCCGTCGACGTAGCCCGCGAGGTCCTCGGCGGGCCAGCCGATCTTGAGCAGCGCCTGCTTGAGGTGCCCGCGCTCGGAGGGGTGCACGGCGACGGTGTCGTCGTCGATGCGGTTGCCCAGCAGCGGGGCGATCTTCTTCTGGCGGAGCACCTCCTCCAGCACCGCGCGGTCGAGCGCGACCATCACGAGCCCGTGCACCGGCGAGTTGGTGAGCTGCAGGCGCCCGTAGCGGCCCATCGTGTCGACGACGTCGACGAGCAGCGGCTGCGGGACGGCGTACCGCGAGTAGCGGACGAGCGCGTCGACCACCTGCTCGGCGTCGTGGCCCGCGGCGCGGGCGTTCCACAGGGCGAGGGGGGTGACGCGGTAGGTGTGGACGTGCTCAGGCGCGCGCTCGAGCTCGGCGAACGGCGCGATCGCGGCGCGCGCTGCCGGGGCGTCGGGGTGGTCGACCTCGAGCAGCAACGTCTTGTCGGACTGGACGATGAGCGGCCCGTCGGTCATGATCGGTGCGTACTCCTTGCAGGCGAATGGAGCCCCGAGAGACGCTACACAGCGTGCTTGGTAGGTCCATTCGGGGGAACGAATCGGCGATGCCGACCTCGACGGATGGGGGCCCTCTGAGCTCGGGCTATACTTCCCGGGCTCTGTCCGAGAGCGCACGTGTGCCACCGCGATCGTACCGGGTCCGGGAGGTCAACGCCCTTCCCCAGAGGGCGCGTGTCGGATCGGAGCGCGCACGACGCGGGCCGGGACACCCGACCGGTTCGCCCCCGACCGAAGGCGCGACGGATCGACCCGATGCTCTTGTTGCCCGGGCATCACGCCCGTACCCGGCCACCCACCGACCAGGGGCCGCAGCTCGTCCGGCTCGCACTCGCGAATAGTTGCGTGTGCGTGCCAGAGTGCGGCAGATCGTCGCCGGCAATCCTCAGGGGGACGTTGACGTGACCAGCACCGAGACCAGGCAGTCCTGGTCCGAGCGGCTGAACCCGCGTAACTGGACGCTGACGGCCAAGCTGGTGGTGGTCGGGATAGTTCCCGCACTGCTCGCTCTGGCCCTCGGCATCCTGCGCGTCTCCGACCAGGCAGGGGCTGCCGCCGAGCTCGGGCAGAGCACCGAACTGGTCGAGGTGCAGCAGCGGGTGGCCGGCACCGCGGACGCCCTCCGCCAGGAACGGGACGAGGCAACGCTCTTCGTGGCGGGCGGGCGCCAGGGTGACCGCGGCGTCCTCGAGATCGGCTTCAACCAGAGCGAGGCCGAGGCCGAGGAGATGCTCGCCGCGCTGGAGGGCGCCCCCGGGCTCGAGCCCACCAGCCTCTCGGCCCTGGCCCAGACCAAGGGACAGATCGGCCAGCTGCAGAACCTGCGCGCCGACGTCACCGACAACCCGAGCATCGGCAGCAGGCAGATCCTCGACCGCTACAGCGAGGTGATCACGAGCCTCGACGTCCTCGACCGCGCCCTGCTGCGCGAGGTGCGCACCCCGGGCACCGCGGGCCTCGCCGACGCGCTCAACGCGGTCAAGGCCGCAGGCGAGCAGCTCGCCGTGCAGCACACGATCCTCGGTGCGGCCATCCGCTCGGGCAGCCTGCCGCCCGCCGACGCCACCGAGGTCGGCACCGACACCGAGCTCGAGGGGGCGTTCCGCGACTACCAGGCCGCGCTCACGGCCGAGCAGTTCGTCCGGTTCGGCAACTTCCTCGACGACGCGGCCAACGCCCAGCGCGAGCGGCTCGAGGCGACCATCGTCGGCACGCCACCGGACCGGCCGATCACCGTCCCGTCGTACGAGTGGGACACCGCCTACAACGGCTCCCGCGCCGCGGTCGAACGCTCCGGCGACCTGCTGCGCAACGAGCTGGTGGCGGCGAGCGTCGCGGCCGAGGAGGAGGCCAGCAACCTCGCCGGCGTCAACGCCGTGGTCCTGATGCTGGGCCTCCTGGCCGGTATCGCGGTGGCGGTGCTCCTCGCCCGCGCCCTGATCCGTTCGCTGCGGGTGCTGCGCTCGTCCGCCCTCGACGTCGCCGAGCGGCGGCTGCCGGAGGCCGTCGAGCGCATGCGCGCCGGGCACGCCCCGGACGTCACCGTCGACCCGGTGCCCCTCGTCGGGCGCGACGAGGTCGGCCAGGTGGCCCGCGCGTTCGACGCGGTGCACGGGCAGGCCGTCCGCCTCGCGGCCGAGCAGGCCGCCCTGCAGGCGGGGGTCAGCGCGATGTTCGTCAACCTCTCCCGCCGCAGCCAGGCGCTCGTCGAACGCCAGCTGCAGCTGATCGAGCAGCTGGAGAGCAACGAGCAGGACTCCGACCAGCTGGCGAACCTCTTCCAGCTCGACCACCTCGCCACCCGTATGCGGCGCAACAGCGAGAACCTGCTGGTCCTCGCCGGCAC
This window harbors:
- a CDS encoding response regulator, whose translation is MTPARVMVVDDHPVVRDGVALLLRNEPALVVVGSAESGRAALERAAALRPDLVLLDLRLPDMLAPEVVSGLRAAVPAARVVVFTAHGDHHGVQAALDAGAHGALLKDAAVTDLVAALRRVLRGERVCDPRMVPDEPPGRSALARSGLTRREYEVLRLAAQGRTNPEIAETTGLTRNTVKTYLQSALHKLGARNRVEAIGKASEAGLL
- a CDS encoding GAF domain-containing sensor histidine kinase, giving the protein MASSGEAAAERVLGQEHLLNTLLAERDGLLSVLDRVLALHGTARLIREAAGADAGFVAEVEGTSQAVIRWLAGNRTDSLQDLAVPIGQGVGGRVLALGRPVRVSDYVTARTITHQFDGLVSREDMSAMLAVPILEDRPGSTRTVAVAYAALRGPGQFGDDAVRAVQAVAADAARALRLADRAALVQATAVAAERQRMQAALHDSVGAMLFSIGAQVRDLRSTLPDNPILRSRLGRLESDISAASLALREALLALAESSPERALPIEIAEHCRSFEARTGVPARFIQLGQVPPLDAERTTLLISAVREGLLNVEKHAEAAAVVVSLGEVDGGVQVAVADDGAVRRADGGEEPGDGTGLGVRLLADKASRLGGRASLVHDEDGGTTLRLLVPGPPR
- a CDS encoding DNA repair helicase XPB, whose amino-acid sequence is MTDGPLIVQSDKTLLLEVDHPDAPAARAAIAPFAELERAPEHVHTYRVTPLALWNARAAGHDAEQVVDALVRYSRYAVPQPLLVDVVDTMGRYGRLQLTNSPVHGLVMVALDRAVLEEVLRQKKIAPLLGNRIDDDTVAVHPSERGHLKQALLKIGWPAEDLAGYVDGEAHPIALAEDGWSLRSYQREAVEGFWAGGSGVVVLPCGAGKTLVGAAAMAQAQATTLILVTNTVAGRQWKRELVARTSLTEDEIGEYSGERKEIRPVTIATYQVMTRKSKGEYKHLDLFDSRDWGLIIYDEVHLLPAPVFRMTADLQSRRRLGLTATLVREDGREGDVFSLIGPKRYDAPWRDIEQQGWIAPAECTEVRVTLTDNERMGYAVAEAEERYRVASTAHTKLAVVKGILGRHPGEPALVIGAYLEQLDELGQVLDAPVIQGSTKNREREALYDSFRRGELPVLVVSKVANFSIDLPEASVAIQVSGTFGSRQEEAQRLGRLLRPKADGRQAHFYSVVSRDTLDTDYAAHRQRFLAEQGYAYRIVDADDLLGPAVPDVS